A single genomic interval of Metasolibacillus fluoroglycofenilyticus harbors:
- a CDS encoding PLDc N-terminal domain-containing protein encodes MSELQQIPWALVAPILVVQFILMIVALIDLKRIYATNGPKWIWLILILISGILGSIAYFIVGRRQA; translated from the coding sequence GTGAGTGAGCTTCAACAAATACCTTGGGCATTAGTAGCGCCAATTTTAGTCGTGCAGTTCATTTTAATGATTGTTGCATTGATTGATTTAAAGCGTATTTATGCAACTAATGGACCGAAATGGATATGGCTAATACTTATTTTAATTAGTGGTATATTAGGTTCCATTGCTTATTTCATTGTTGGGAGACGACAGGCATGA